The Ignavibacteria bacterium genome contains the following window.
GAAACGGTATAAAGAATGTTAAGCTTGAAGTCTTTGATTTGCTTGGCAGAAGAATTTCAACTCTTGTTGATAGACAGCTTCATTCCGGAACTTATGAAGTTGAACTTAATATGGATAATCTGACTTTTTCCAGCTCAGATGAAAAGGCGTCTAATGTTTTCTTTTATCGATTGATGGTAGATAATCGAATTACCACAAAGAAAATGATTTATCTCAAATAGTAAGGTAAAATTTTATGAACAGGTTAAAATTATTTCTTGTAATCTTTATTGTTTCTTGGGGTTTTCTTTATTCACAGATTAAAGTTTTAAAACCGGGGATCAATTCAAATACTTCATTTGCCATTTTTATTGATAATCAAACTTTTGAAAAAGCTTATGATGCGGTTATCAGATATAAAAATTCTATTGAACAAGATAATCTTGCAACTTATGTTTTGATCAATAACTGGCAATCTCCTGAAGAAATAAAAAACGAAATACTTAAGCTTTACAACTCAAAACCAAAACTCGAAGGAGCTGTTTTCATTGGCGAAATTCCAATTCCAATGATCAGAGAAGCTCAACACTTAACTTCTGCATTTAAACTCGATGAGCAAAGATTTTCATGGGATAGATCATCAGTTCCATCTGATAGATTTTATGATGATTTCGATTTGAAATTTGAGTTTATCAAACAGGATTCAGTTCAAAAACTTTACTTTTATTATAGACTCTTACCCGAATCTCCACAGCGAATTGAAAAAGAAATTTATACTGCACGGATAAAACCTTCTCCAGATTCATTGAAATATGAAAAGATAAAAAATTATTTATTAAAAGTTTCCAGCTTAAAAGCCAGCAGAGAAAAGTTAAATAATGTATTGGTTTTTACCGGTCATGGTTATAATTCCGAATCACTCACATCCTGGATAGATGAAACTCAAATCTTAATTGAACATTTTCCTGAAGCATTTAAAGTCGGAGGACGATATAAAAAATATTTTTATGAAATGGATAAAAACATTAAAAAAGTTATTCTTGATGAACTTGAAAATCCTGAATTAGACATTGCAATTTTTCACGCTCATGGTGTTTCAGATGCACAATTACTCTCAAGTTATCCAAAGGCATCGAATGTTAACGAAAACATTGAAAGCATAAAATTTTATTTGCGAAGTAAGTTGAGATCAGCGAAAGAAAGTAATCGTTCGATTGAAGAGACAAAAGAATATTTCAAAAAATCTTTTGGTGTTCCTGATGATTGGTTTGATGGTGCTTTTGATGATGAAGTGATCAGAAAGGATTCAATCTTAAATTACGATCTTGATATACATATTGATGATGTTAGAAAACTATCTCCACGACCGAAATTTGTAATTTTTGATGAATGTTTTAATGGTTCATTTCATCTTGATGAATATATTGCTGGTGAATATGTTTTTGGAAATGGGAATACAGTTGCTGCACTTGCAAATTCAGTTAATGTTCTTCAAGATCTTTTTGTGAATGAACTAATCGGTTTGTTGAATTTCGGTGCAAGGATTGGTCAATGGAATCGTTTTAATAATTACCTTGAATCGCACATAATTGGTGATCCAACATTTCGATTTAGTTCAGATACAAAACTGAAAATAGATGAGTTAATTAATTCGAACGACATAAAAATGTTAACTAAATTATTAAACTCATCGAATCCTGTACTAAGAACTCTGGCTGTCAGAAAATTATTCGAAATAAAGCAAGAAGGATTTTCATCTCAACTGGTGGATATTTATTTAAATGATATTTCGCCAAATGTAAGATTAATGGTATTGAAATGTCTTGCCCAACTAAGAAATAAAAATTTTGAAGAAGTTCTTGTGAAATCAATCAATGATCCGAATGAATTAATTAGAAGGTTTTCTGTCCAATGGATGGGTTTTATAGGGAAAGAAGAATTTTTACCTTTGATCGTTCGTGCTTCGTTTGATGATGAATCGGACAGAGTTAGATATAATGCAAAGTCAGTGATGGAATTAATTAACTCATCTGAGAAAATTGAAATCATCGCTCGAGAAGTGGAAAAGATTTTAAATGAAAAGAAAAAGTATGGTTTTACAAAAGATGATTTTTTTGTGCGCATCCCGGATAAAAGAAGACAGAATGAAATTTTTGAAGTTGTTGAAAATGATACAATTAATCTTCGCAAAAGGATTTTTGAAGTTAGAACTTTCAGAAAGTACATTTATGAAGATGCTGTAGATAAGCTTATTGAAATTGCAAAAAATGTAAAGAAGCCTAAAGAATTACGAAAAGCTGTGATTGAAGCACTCGGCTGGTATTATTTCTCACCTAAAAGATTTGATATTATTAGAGTGTGTAATGAATTAAAAAACAAATCAGAGGATTTGTTAATCAGAGAGGAAGCTATCAGAACAATCAACAGACTTACGCAGGGACCAAATAATCCTTTCACACCTTAAAAATTTTTTTAAAATAAAAAAGGCTGTCTGAAGAGTTCTCAGACAGCCTTTTTGTTTTTCGGTTAATCAATTACTTAAGCAACATCATCTTTTTAATAGAAACATTCTTACCAGCTTCAAGTCTATAGATATAAATTCCTGAAGCAAGTTCGCTGCCATCAAAATTGAAAGTATAAATTCCAGCATTCAATTTTTCATCAACAAGTATTTTTACTTTTCTGCCAAGCACATCATAAAGTGAAAGCTTAACATTCGATGCTTCTGGAATACTAAATTTAATTGTGGTTACAGGATTGAATGGATTCGGATAATTTTGATACAGTGCGAAGTCATACACAATATTTGTTGGTTTAATCTTAAGATGCGTAATATTTCGATCGTTGATAATTAATTTGTCACCAGCTTTCAAAATTTGATTGAGCATTTCTCCATTAATGCAATCCATTATCTGTGCATTAAAGCCTTCCACTTTAATCACAACTGGATAACTTGCAGAATTAATTTCAATTGTCTTAAAATCATTATCAAACAATTCAGTTAATTTGTTGTTCTCGAATCTCACATCAAAAATTCCAGCGGGTGGTTTGGGCGGTAGTTCAAGTGAAGTTAATTTCTGATTTTGAACTAAATAAAGATTTGATGAATTGCCTGCATAATCAGAGATAGAAATCTTTAGTGCATCAGCGAGCAAATTTTGAGTTATATACTGCTTTTTGTTCAAAACAGTTGAGAATGTTAGAGTGCCTGGCTGACTTAATTTTATCCAATAGCCTTTGCCAACTTCCAGAACCTCAGTTGTTTTATAACCTTTATCATATTTGAAGAAAGCAGAAGCCAAAATGTCTGGAGGATTGGTGCTAACATTGCTTATTGGTACATCGAAATCAAATGGTCCAAATAAATTCCATCCTGCTGGAAGTTGTATCGAATAGTTCTGAACTTTTAATCCTATTACATTAACACTACCTGCATCATTAAATTTCAACCAATAACCTTTTCCTGTTTTCAATGTATCTTCAATATAGTAACCTTCATCGTAAGCAAATGCAGAACTGACAGCATCAGGGAATAGCGATGTCTTACGCATATCACTAGAAACGAGAGGAACTGAAAGCATATTCCATCCAGAACTGTAAGCAACCGTTCTTGTTTCCTGTGGAATTGTTGGTAAATATCCTTTTATTATTGCACCATTTGATCCTGATATAAATAGCTTATCACCGGCCATGGAACAATAAAATGAATTTGTCCCGAAAATTCTCGGAACAGATACCCAGCTATTTCCTCCATCATTTGAATAATAAACATAGCCATAGAGATCAGTAACATAAACTGTGCTCGTGTCCTTTACCGCAATACCCCAAACGCTTTGAGTACCCGGATATGTTGTTAGTGGTGTCCAAGTATTTCCCCCATCGGTTGATTTAGATACATAACCAGCGGGAGATAGATAAGAACCAATGTAACCAACATTCTGATAAAATCTAACAATAAAGTAACTTCCTGGAATGCCCACCGATAGAGCTGTCCAAGTTGATCCTCCATCGGTTGTCTTATAAGCTTTTGCACTAACTCCAACAGCAACAACAGTTGAAGCGTCAAGAATTGACATAGTATAAACCGTTGAAGTTCCAAATGGACTTGTAAGTAATGTCCAGTTAGCTCCTCCGTTTGTAGTTTTGAAAATTCTACCACTTGCCCCACAGGCATAACCAAGATTTTCATCGTAGAATTGGATATCCCACAAAGTTGTTGATGTAGTGTAAATCGTTGATTTAGTCCAGGTTAATCCACCATCAGTTGATTTAAATACTAAACTTGAACCAGCTGATGCATAGATAACATTTTCTGATGGAGCTGAAATTGCATAGAGTTGAGTTTTAAAATTATAAGGAAGTTGTGTCCAGGTTTCTCCGCCATCAGTAGTTTTAAGAACATAACCCAAAGAATCAGCAGATGAAGATGAACCTCCGCAAATAAATCCGATATTTTCATTTAAGAAGATTACTCTTCGTTGAAATTCAAGTGCCTGACCAATGTAAGAAAATTTTTCTTCCCAGGTATTTCCATTATTAGTACTTCGATAGATACTTCCTGCATCACCGACTACATAAACATTATCACCATCAATTGCAATTGCTCGGAGTGCTCTCTTTGAAGGAGTGAGATATGGAATCCAATTTAATCCGCCATCAATTGTTATAAATATATAGCCTTTGGAGTCAGATGCAAAACCAACCTGACTATTTTTGAATTTTATATCGTAGATAATATTTGAAAGAGGCATTTGTTGAAGCCAGGTTTGTCCGCCATCATTAGTAAAAAGTATTCCATTTGATGCAGTCCCGAGCCAGCCAGTGGTTTCATTTAAAAAGAATATGGAATATACAGAAGAGCTTAAAGCAGACGAAGTTACTGCAGTCCAAGAATTACCAAAGTCAGTGGATTTAGCAAGCTGTCCGCCTGAATAAGCAGAACCAATTAATACAAGATCTTTACTAATTATTTCGATAGTATAGATTGTGCTTGTTTGGTAATAAGATGTAATCCAATTATTGCCGCCGTCAGTGGTTTTAAGCACGAGTCCACTTGCACCAACAGCAAAACCAGAATCTGGATTTAAAAATTTTATGTCATAAAGTCGGCTTGTTACCCAGGAATTTTGAGCAACCCAGTTTAAGCCTCCATTAGTAGTTTTCATTATCAAGCCGTTTTCACCGCAGAGATATCCGACATATTCATTTAGAAAATGAACAGCCCAGATATCGTTCCGATTTTCATCTAAGAATTCAAGATTATAAGTATTTAAACCATCGTTTGATTTAATATTTGTACCAACAATCCCATAAATTGAAACTTTATTTGGTGCGATTACTTCAACGTCTAACAGGTTGGCTCCTGTTGGTTTTGGATTGACCCATTCAAGAGTAAATTGTTGTGAGTATAAGTAGCTCACAAAAATTAATAGGATGGTAAAAAATTTCCTCATAACGATGCTCCTTTTGTTGGTTAATTACACCTAAATTTAACCATATCCCTATTCTTTTTCAAAGTTTAAATAATCATTTTGGATGAAAATCTTTTAGTCGCTTAACACAAAACTTTAAAAAAGGTTGAGCCTTAAAATTTAGAGTAAATTCGAATTGGAGAAATTGAAATCGATTGTTGATAGAAATATTTTATTGGAAAATAACTTGTATTGAATTCAGGATGAATTAAAAAACTATACGACAAGATTTTCATCACGCTCTTTGACAAAACACTCAATTTTATTTAACTTTGTAAGCTAAATAATGAATAAAAGTATCGATTCATGGAGGATTAATCATTGAAACAGGAAAAAATCACTAAATCTGCTAAAGAAGTGGATGTTGAAAAAAAATGGTATGTAGTTGATGCAAAAGACCAGATTTTAGGTCGATTGGCATCCAAAGTTGCAAGAATTTTAAGAGGCAAACATAAACCAATATTTACTCCACATATTGATTGTGGTGATTATGTAATCGTAATTAATGCGGATAAAGTAAGGCTTACAGGTAAGAGAGAAGAATTAAAAACTTACTTCCGCTATTCAGGATATCCGGGTGGAGCAAAATTCACCACTTTTAAAGAATATATGCAGAAACATCCAGAATTTGTTATTGAACACGCTGTAAAAGGAATGCTTCCAAAAGGAAGATTGGGAAGAAGAATTGTAAAAAAATTAAAAGTTTATGCTGGTGAAAATCATCCTCACCAGGCTCAAAAACCAGAATTATTAACATTATAAGCTGGAGTGATTAATGGTTGATAAAATTGCAGTCGGAAGAAGAAAAACCTCAGTTGCAAGAGTTATAATTAGACCTGGCTCAGGAAAAATTACTGTGAACGGGAAAGATATTAATGAATATTTCCCAACAAAGTTTGATTCAATGAAAGCTATAGAACCTTTAAAGGTTGTCGATGCTGTCGGTAAATATGATTTCTTGGTCAATGTCAATGGTGGTGGAACAACTGGTCAGGTTGGAGCTATTTCACTTGGAATTGCAAGAGCTTTAGTGTTGGTAAATCCAGACTATCGTCCGACGCTCAGGAAATTAGGATATCTCACTCGAGATCCTCGAATGGTCGAAAGAAAGAAATACGGCCAACCGAAAGCTCGAAAGAGATTCCAGTTCTCCAAACGTTAATTTTATTTGTTTAATAATTAAAAGAGCATACTCGTGGATTTATCTGAGTGTGTCCCTGGAAAAAGGGATCTCAGATAAAGATGAAGCGGGTAGAAGTTTAACAACAAAAATAAGGAGTAAAAATCGTGGAAATTGGTTTGCAAGAACTTTTAGCAGCAGGTGCTCACTATGGGCATCTAACCCGCCGTTGGAATCCCAAAATGAAACCTTACATTTTCATGGAGAAGAATGGGATTCATATAATCGATTTAAATAAAACGAAAAGATTACTTGCAGTTGCTGCCGATGCAATGGAAAAAATTGCAGCGGAAGGTAAAAAAGTACTTTTTGTAGGTACAAAGCAACAGGCAAAAGATATAGTTAAAAGAGAAGCTCAAAGATGTGGAATGCACTGGGTTAGTGAACGATGGCTCGGTGGAATGCTTACAAATTTTACTACCATCAGAAAGTCCATTAAAAGACTTCAAAATATTGAAAAGATGATGACTGATGGAACTTTCGACCGAATGATTAAAAAAGAAAGATTAATTCTAACCCGTGAAAAAGAAAAGCTTGAAAAAGTTTTCGAAGGCGTGAGAGATCTTACTCGCTTGCCAGGCGCTATTTTTATTGTTGATATCAAGAAAGAACATATTGCTGTCAAAGAAGCTAATCGACTTGGCATTCCTGTTTTTGCAATTGTTGATACAAACTGTGATCCTGACGGTGTTGATTATATAATTCCTGCAAATGATGATTCAGTCAGAACAATTGATTTGATCGTTCGATTTATGGCTGATAAAATTATCGAAGGTCAACAGAGATCCAAAGAAATTAAAGCTGAAGAAGAATCTGAAGCTGATAAACAAGCAAAAATGTCTGATAAAAATTAATCTTTAAGAGGGAGTTGAAAATGGCTATTACTTCTGAATTAGTGAAGCAGTTAAGAGAAAAAACCGGTGCTGGAATGATGGATTGTAAAAAAGCACTGGAAGAAACTGGTGGCGATTTTGAGAAAGCTATCGAGTATCTAAGGAAAAAAGGTGCAGCTGTTGCTGCAAAAAGAGCAGAAAGAACAGCCAATGAGGGTCTTATTCTTACCAGAATAAGCGAAGATGGCAAAACAGCTGCTATTGTAGAATTAAATTGTGAAACAGATTTTGTCGCAAGAAGTGAAGCATTTACAGAACTTGCAAATAAAATCACAGATCTTGTCTTTGCAAATAACTTTTCAAATCTTGATGAATTGTTAAATGCCCAGATTGATGGATTAACAGTTACAGATTTAATTAACGAGGCAGTTGGTAAGATTGGTGAAAAAATACAATTATCAAGATTTAAAAAAGTTAATGTTGAAAATGGTTCAATCGTTGATTACATACACCCCGGATCAAAACTTGGTGTTCTTGTAATTTTTGAATACACAAAACCAGTACCTGCTGATTTTAAGACATTTGGACGCGATATAGCAATGCAAATTGCCGCAATGAAACCAATGACCATTTCAAGAGATGAAGTTGATAAAGAACTTATCGAAAAGGAAATTGAAATTTATAAAACTCAAGCTCGAAATGAAGGTAAACCAGAACAAGTTCTTGAAAGAATTGCTCAGGGTAAATTAGAAAAATTCTATCAGGAAGTTTGTTTACTTGAACAGGCTTTTGTTAAAGATGGATCTAAGTCAGTAGGTGAATTGATTAAGTCTTATAACGAAGCAAACAATACAGATGTAAAAGTTAAACAATTTATTAGATTTCACTTAGCAGACGAGAAAAAATAATGTCTGAAGTTGCATACAAGAGAATCTTGCTTAAACTTAGTGGTGAAGATCTTTTAGGCGAAAAAAAATTTGGTATTGATCCTAATGTTCTTTCTCGTCTTGCTGATGAAATTATCGAAGTAAAAAATCTGGGCGTTCAAATTGCCATCGTAATTGGTGGTGGAAATATTTTTAGAGGAGTAGCTGGCACTCAACAGGGTTTTGATCAGGTCACTGGCGATCAAATGGGAATGCTGGCTACTCTAATTAACTCTCTTGCTCTTCAAAGCACGCTTGAAAAAAGAAATGTTCACACCCGACTGCTTTCCGCAATACGAATCGAAGAAATAGCTGAACCATATATTCGCAGAAGAGCTATTCGTCATCTCGAGAAAGGTAGAATTATAATTTTAGGAGCTGGAACAGGTCATCCTTATTTTACGACTGATACAGCAGCTGCTTTGAGAGCCATTGAAATTGGTGCTGATGTTATATTAAAAGGCACTAGGGTTGATGGAATTTATGATTCAGATCCTGAAAAGAATGCTGATGCAATTAAATTCACCGAAATTAATTATTCAGATGTGATTAAGATGGGATTGCGGGTGATGGATTTGACAGCGTTTACACTCTGTCAGGAAAATAAAATTCCTATTATTGTATTTAATATGAATGTACCTGGCAATCTCAAAAGAATTATTCTCGGTGAAAAAATAGGAACAAAAGTAGACCTCGAAGTTAAAACTCACTAAAATTTGAGGTTATTATGATTTCCAAAGTTCTAAAAGAAGCTGAAGACAAAATGAAAAAATCCATCGAAGTTGTTCGGCAGGAATTTGCCAAAATAAGAACCGGAAAAGCGACAACGGCTCTTCTCGATGGAATTAAAGCTGAATATTATGGTTCACATGTTCCTCTGAATCAACTGGCAAATATTTCTGTTTCGGATATTCACACTCTTGTAGTTCAACCCTGGGACAAATCAGCATTACAAGCAATCGAAAAAGCAATATTGACATCAGAGTTAGGGCTCAATCCAATAAATGACGGAAATATTCTTCGAATTCCTATTCCACCTTTAACAGAGGAGAGAAGAAAAGATCTTGTAAAACTTTGCAAAAAATTTGCTGAAGATGGTAGAATTGCTGTTCGAAATGTTAGAAGAGATTCCATAGAACATCTAAGAAAACTCGAAAAGGAAGAACATTTTTCTGAAGATGAACGAAAACGGGCAGAAAACGAAGTTCAAAAATTAACAGATAAATATATAAAATTAATTGACGAACTTCTTGAGCATAAAGAAAAAGAAATAATGGAAGTTTAAGTTTATTCCCCTATTTAGTTGAATTTTTACCTGTAGCTGTAAAATTTTTATTTCTTATTTTTGCTTAGAAAAAATTTTTATTCAATTATGTGATTTGAAATTTTAAATTAAATTTTATGAAACTTTTAATTGATCCATCTAAATTTTCCCGCCTAAATAAAAAATCAATGGTGTAATTATGAGTTTAAGTTATATCGCGAAAAACATTCAAGCATCACCAACTCTTGCTTTAAATGAAAAAGCTCAGATACTTCGTGAAAAAGGTGAACCAGTTATTAATTTTAGTGTAGGTGAACCAAAAAGCAGAGCACCTATTGACGCAATTCTTGCTGCAGTTCAGAATTTG
Protein-coding sequences here:
- a CDS encoding HEAT repeat domain-containing protein, with translation MNRLKLFLVIFIVSWGFLYSQIKVLKPGINSNTSFAIFIDNQTFEKAYDAVIRYKNSIEQDNLATYVLINNWQSPEEIKNEILKLYNSKPKLEGAVFIGEIPIPMIREAQHLTSAFKLDEQRFSWDRSSVPSDRFYDDFDLKFEFIKQDSVQKLYFYYRLLPESPQRIEKEIYTARIKPSPDSLKYEKIKNYLLKVSSLKASREKLNNVLVFTGHGYNSESLTSWIDETQILIEHFPEAFKVGGRYKKYFYEMDKNIKKVILDELENPELDIAIFHAHGVSDAQLLSSYPKASNVNENIESIKFYLRSKLRSAKESNRSIEETKEYFKKSFGVPDDWFDGAFDDEVIRKDSILNYDLDIHIDDVRKLSPRPKFVIFDECFNGSFHLDEYIAGEYVFGNGNTVAALANSVNVLQDLFVNELIGLLNFGARIGQWNRFNNYLESHIIGDPTFRFSSDTKLKIDELINSNDIKMLTKLLNSSNPVLRTLAVRKLFEIKQEGFSSQLVDIYLNDISPNVRLMVLKCLAQLRNKNFEEVLVKSINDPNELIRRFSVQWMGFIGKEEFLPLIVRASFDDESDRVRYNAKSVMELINSSEKIEIIAREVEKILNEKKKYGFTKDDFFVRIPDKRRQNEIFEVVENDTINLRKRIFEVRTFRKYIYEDAVDKLIEIAKNVKKPKELRKAVIEALGWYYFSPKRFDIIRVCNELKNKSEDLLIREEAIRTINRLTQGPNNPFTP
- a CDS encoding T9SS type A sorting domain-containing protein yields the protein MRKFFTILLIFVSYLYSQQFTLEWVNPKPTGANLLDVEVIAPNKVSIYGIVGTNIKSNDGLNTYNLEFLDENRNDIWAVHFLNEYVGYLCGENGLIMKTTNGGLNWVAQNSWVTSRLYDIKFLNPDSGFAVGASGLVLKTTDGGNNWITSYYQTSTIYTIEIISKDLVLIGSAYSGGQLAKSTDFGNSWTAVTSSALSSSVYSIFFLNETTGWLGTASNGILFTNDGGQTWLQQMPLSNIIYDIKFKNSQVGFASDSKGYIFITIDGGLNWIPYLTPSKRALRAIAIDGDNVYVVGDAGSIYRSTNNGNTWEEKFSYIGQALEFQRRVIFLNENIGFICGGSSSSADSLGYVLKTTDGGETWTQLPYNFKTQLYAISAPSENVIYASAGSSLVFKSTDGGLTWTKSTIYTTSTTLWDIQFYDENLGYACGASGRIFKTTNGGANWTLLTSPFGTSTVYTMSILDASTVVAVGVSAKAYKTTDGGSTWTALSVGIPGSYFIVRFYQNVGYIGSYLSPAGYVSKSTDGGNTWTPLTTYPGTQSVWGIAVKDTSTVYVTDLYGYVYYSNDGGNSWVSVPRIFGTNSFYCSMAGDKLFISGSNGAIIKGYLPTIPQETRTVAYSSGWNMLSVPLVSSDMRKTSLFPDAVSSAFAYDEGYYIEDTLKTGKGYWLKFNDAGSVNVIGLKVQNYSIQLPAGWNLFGPFDFDVPISNVSTNPPDILASAFFKYDKGYKTTEVLEVGKGYWIKLSQPGTLTFSTVLNKKQYITQNLLADALKISISDYAGNSSNLYLVQNQKLTSLELPPKPPAGIFDVRFENNKLTELFDNDFKTIEINSASYPVVIKVEGFNAQIMDCINGEMLNQILKAGDKLIINDRNITHLKIKPTNIVYDFALYQNYPNPFNPVTTIKFSIPEASNVKLSLYDVLGRKVKILVDEKLNAGIYTFNFDGSELASGIYIYRLEAGKNVSIKKMMLLK
- the rpsI gene encoding 30S ribosomal protein S9 is translated as MVDKIAVGRRKTSVARVIIRPGSGKITVNGKDINEYFPTKFDSMKAIEPLKVVDAVGKYDFLVNVNGGGTTGQVGAISLGIARALVLVNPDYRPTLRKLGYLTRDPRMVERKKYGQPKARKRFQFSKR
- a CDS encoding UMP kinase, whose translation is MSEVAYKRILLKLSGEDLLGEKKFGIDPNVLSRLADEIIEVKNLGVQIAIVIGGGNIFRGVAGTQQGFDQVTGDQMGMLATLINSLALQSTLEKRNVHTRLLSAIRIEEIAEPYIRRRAIRHLEKGRIIILGAGTGHPYFTTDTAAALRAIEIGADVILKGTRVDGIYDSDPEKNADAIKFTEINYSDVIKMGLRVMDLTAFTLCQENKIPIIVFNMNVPGNLKRIILGEKIGTKVDLEVKTH
- the rpsB gene encoding 30S ribosomal protein S2; translated protein: MVEIGLQELLAAGAHYGHLTRRWNPKMKPYIFMEKNGIHIIDLNKTKRLLAVAADAMEKIAAEGKKVLFVGTKQQAKDIVKREAQRCGMHWVSERWLGGMLTNFTTIRKSIKRLQNIEKMMTDGTFDRMIKKERLILTREKEKLEKVFEGVRDLTRLPGAIFIVDIKKEHIAVKEANRLGIPVFAIVDTNCDPDGVDYIIPANDDSVRTIDLIVRFMADKIIEGQQRSKEIKAEEESEADKQAKMSDKN
- the rplM gene encoding 50S ribosomal protein L13; the encoded protein is MKQEKITKSAKEVDVEKKWYVVDAKDQILGRLASKVARILRGKHKPIFTPHIDCGDYVIVINADKVRLTGKREELKTYFRYSGYPGGAKFTTFKEYMQKHPEFVIEHAVKGMLPKGRLGRRIVKKLKVYAGENHPHQAQKPELLTL
- a CDS encoding elongation factor Ts translates to MAITSELVKQLREKTGAGMMDCKKALEETGGDFEKAIEYLRKKGAAVAAKRAERTANEGLILTRISEDGKTAAIVELNCETDFVARSEAFTELANKITDLVFANNFSNLDELLNAQIDGLTVTDLINEAVGKIGEKIQLSRFKKVNVENGSIVDYIHPGSKLGVLVIFEYTKPVPADFKTFGRDIAMQIAAMKPMTISRDEVDKELIEKEIEIYKTQARNEGKPEQVLERIAQGKLEKFYQEVCLLEQAFVKDGSKSVGELIKSYNEANNTDVKVKQFIRFHLADEKK
- the frr gene encoding ribosome recycling factor; this translates as MISKVLKEAEDKMKKSIEVVRQEFAKIRTGKATTALLDGIKAEYYGSHVPLNQLANISVSDIHTLVVQPWDKSALQAIEKAILTSELGLNPINDGNILRIPIPPLTEERRKDLVKLCKKFAEDGRIAVRNVRRDSIEHLRKLEKEEHFSEDERKRAENEVQKLTDKYIKLIDELLEHKEKEIMEV